The DNA segment TCTGCATTGGTAACAATGCACATGCCAATCAAGCTAAGAGTTAATCGACTATATATGAAACTTcgatttattcaattattttaaattattaacataattattgataaaatataattttatatttatatattgcatatataaataatttatatttattttttaaaatgtgtatgatcaaatcaaaattaaagctttatgTATACATTTCAACTATAATTAaagtttcacgtgtataattacactaaattaaagtttatgtatataattacatattaatttaaaatttatgtataattttgagatttatatttataatttatcatATTTGGTCAATATATTGTTACTAAAATtatgtgaaaatagctttaattttaatataaaatatttatttttacataaaaaatataaattaattataaatataataaaaagtctAATTTAATTCGAATGGGGCACCTCAACaataatgattgaattgaatcaaatcgaTTACTCGAATCGAAAGTTGACTTAAATATTTATTAGGAGAATGAGATTAAATCAATTGATTCGAAGATTGATATGATATCCGACGGATGGGTTGAGTTTTAAAAACATTTCGCACCAGTAGCTCGTCTTCCACTTGTCGGATTCTCAACTCTCTTTAACCTTCAAGCAATCTGCCCCCAAATCAAACGGTTTTCAATTCAATCATCACAAATCCTGaacttaaaaaattcattttcaacaTCACTCCCtctttaataacaataattaaaaactCTCTAACTGAAAGAGAATATGCCATTGCCATTATCAACTGCTTCTACATgcatcctttcttttctctcttcagGTACCCTTCCTATCTCTATTGaactttttatttcaaaaatttcaaatgaTCAAAGACCCTTTGGTtgttttctgtttctttttttcttttctttttttttctgattgTTATCGAATGATTTAAAAACTTTGTAATAAcgaattattattgttattatttttaatataatttgaagCGAAAACGAAAAACCCTAGTGGCATTTTTTATCGCAGAGGAAAATAGGAAATAGTTAGAGAactagaattttaattttgggtttacGTTAATTAATGATTTTGAAGTAGAAGATTACAGTTTTAACTTTATAATCAATGTGGTTTTTGCGTGTTGGATTAGTTagccccttttttctttttatagaaCATTTAGCTTGATGGAAATGGTTCATTTGATTTTGTTGGATCATTAGATTGTTAATTACTTTGGAAACTAAAAGTTTCTTATTAAATTCTAGTAGTCTTTTCTGTTTTTGTTACATATTctaatttagaaattcactaaattttatgtttttttttcctttcagttTAAGGCTTTATACAGTATTGTTATCAGGAACCTGGAGCAGGTCATGTCCACGGTTTTCAACTTCCTTTGTGGGGGAAATGTGGGTGCAATTTGTGAGACGTTGAATTAAGCTAAATAGTTCTTGAGAAATGGGTTCTGATAAGCGTCCAGCTGGATTATTACCCAGAATGGAGAGGGTTCGGACGATTTTAACGCATAAATACCCTTATCCGCATGAACATTCGCGTCATGCAATAATTGCAGTAGTTGTGGGTTGTTTGTTCTTTATCTCATCAGATAACATGCATACTTTGATAGAAAAGTTGGATAATAATATCAAATGGTGGTCTATGTATGCCTGTTTACTTggattcttttatttcttttcgtctCCGTTTATTGGGAAGACTATCAAGCCAAGTTATTCAAATTTCAGTCGATGGTGAGTGTTCTAATCTGATGCCTTCATTAATCATGTTGCAAATTGATATTCAGTTGGATGATAATGAGCAGCCATGGCTTATTTGTGGCTTCATATAACTTAAATTCACAGGTACATAGCGTGGATTTTAGTTGCAGCCGTGTATCATCTTCCGAGTTTTCAGTCAATGGGAGTGGACATGAGGATGAATTTGTCTTTGTTTTTGTCAATATATCTCTCTTCTATTCTCTTTCTCCTTGTCTTCCACATTATATTCTTTGGTCTGTGGTATCTTGGTCTTATTTCTCGTGTGGCTGGAAGGAGGCCGGAAATTTTGACTGTTGTCCAGAATTGCGCTGTAAGTGTTGAAGATGCAAATGATGGTTTTACTTTAGACTGCAGGTTTTACCTTTCGTGTGATGCTGTTGCTTATAGGTATTTTCTTCTCTCGCCCTTTGTAGGTTATTAGTATAGCCTGCTGTGTATTTTATAGTCATTGCGGCAACCGTGCAATGTTAAAGCAGAAACCTTCTGTACGAAAAAATTCTAATTGGTTTTGGGAAAAAGGTGAGAGAAACACATGGCTTGCAAATTTTCTTCGTATGAACGAGTTGAAAGACCAAGTTTGCTCATCTTGGTTTGCTCCAGTTGGCTCTGCAAGTGATTATCCACTTCTGTCGAAGTGGGTTATTTATGGTGAGGTACGGCTCTTACTGAATACAAGATTTATATTGTCTGTATCACTCTACGGGTATTCTTATGGTGTGTTTTGTAGTTTTTAATCCTTACTACATATTTTTCTCTTGATATTTTATTTGCAGATAGCTTGCAGTTGTTCATGTTCGGGTCCTTCAGATGAAATTTCTCCTATATACTCACTGTGGGCTACATTTATTGGCCTTTACATTGCCAATTATGTAGTGGAAAGGTCAACAGGGTGGGTAGCAGTATATTAGCTTGTTCCAAAATGTGTGAACCATTTCTATTTGTTGCATGTTCTTGAATGAGAATTGTAATATATCTTGCATGAGATCCACTGTTTAGATTACTAGGTATTCTTGCATTGAGGTTCATTTTCATAGCAGTGGCACTGGACAGTGAACATTCATGATTAGTCTATTGATGATCATTTCCCAGTTTCTTGATTATCTGTCATTTAGATCAATCTTATTAGTTTCCGAGtctaagatatatatattttataggaTTGAGGTACACTTTGTTTCTACATGCCTTGATCTTTACtatttatcttaaatttttgTTGTTCTACATCAAATTCAGGTGGGCTCTTACTCACCCTTTGTCTGTTGAAGAATATGAGAAGCTGAAAAAGAATCAGATGAAACCAGATTTCTTAGATATGGTTCCTTGGTATTCagggtaaatatttaatatttctttgtCTTTTACCTTTTGCTTCACCATGTGGTAGGAGTGAAAAGATTTCAATCTTTTTAACTTTAGTATGCTTATCACAAACTCTGCAGAACATCAGCTGACTTGTTCAAGACTGTTTTTGACCTCTTAGTATCAGTAACTGTGTTTGTTGGCCGGTTTGACATGCGCATGATGCAGGtagagttttaaaatttgataatttatgcattgatgtattttccttttttgttttgtaAGGATAAATCTCCTGATAAATATTCCATCAACAAATGACTTTCTATCCCCCTTTATGCCTTTTGTCAGGCTTCAATGAGCAGGGTCCATGAAGGAGCTCAACAGTATGATCTTTTTTATGATCATTTGAGTGAAAGGGAGGATCTATGGTTTGATTTCATGGCTGATACCGGTGATGGTGGAAACTCGTCATATGCTGTGGCTCGGCTACTTGCTCAGCCTTCCATACAGGTTACTAAAGATGATTCTCTACTTACGCTGCCACGTGGGGACCTGCTACTTATTGGAGGAGATCTTGCGTAAGTTAGTACTTTCATATTGATTGTTTATTATTCGTGAAGCTAGAACCTTTAACATAGCTGTTTGaatttttggttgatgatttggtcATAAAGTACTCTCATAGTACTAGTTATCGCTCATAACCTGGTTGCGTGTAGGTATCCTAATCCATCAAGGTTTACGTATGAAAGGCGCCTCTTTTGTCCTTTTCAATATGCTCTCCAGCCTCCACCTTGGTACAAACCCGATCACATTGCTGTAAACAAGCCCGAATTACCTGAAGGGGTTTCTGAACTCAAGGAATACAATGGACCCCAGTGTTTTATCATTCCTGGAAATCATGGTAGGTTGTACTTTTTAACGCAAAATTTATCTTCAGTGATCTATTTTTCTCATGTAAGAAAAATTCAAAGAATTTGTTTTCATGTATTTGTTAATAAAGAAGTTCACTATTATTATTGCTATCTAAAGATTCAACCTAGTGCAATGGAATTATACTTCTGACTTTACAGATTGGTTCGATGGACTTAATACTTTTATGAGGTATATATGCCACAAGAGCTGGTTGGGTGGCTGGTTTATGCCACAAAAGAAGAGTTACTTTGCTTTGCAGCTCCCAAAAAGATGGTGGGTATTTGGTCTCGATTTATCACTCCATGCCGACATTGATGTATACCAGTTCCAGTTCTTTTCTGAATTAGTAAAGACCAAGGTATCGTTACTTCTAAGATCTATCCCTTTCTGTTATGTTTGCTACGAGAAAATACACTGTAAAAGTACTATAAAAGCCCTTGTAGTagaagttagattgtattttgccccctctactcaaaaaatgggcaaattagttctagtacattagatcaaatagcaaattggtccttttagaTAAATATTTCATCCAtctttactattaaaaactggcgTGGTTGATAGAATAATCAGAAGTGCCACGTGTACCTTATGTTGACATATAAGGATCAGTTTTTAAAGACAAAAATTGTCAGGACTTATTAACAGAAagatcagtttgctctttgatttaatgtatagggactaatttgccctttttttagtaaagggagtaaaatgcaatccaactcctaGTAAAAGGGCTTCCATGGTTCTTTTACCGAAAGTACACCTAAGTGAAGGAGGGATTGTATTTTAACCTAATGGAAGACTCATCTATCTTTTATGGTTTCATagtaatgtcatgcattaatgcATTCCAAAGATTTCACATTGCTATAACTCTAGTTTTCTGTCCGAGTCCTGTATGATGCATTTTGATTTTGACGCCTAAGGCATAAGGCATACTGCGATTCATACGTTATGCTGGTTGAACCCTACATTTTCCTTTCAGGTTGGTGAAAATGATTCTGTGATCATTATGACCCATGAACCACACTGGCTTCTTGATTGGTACTGGAATAATGTTTCGGGCGAGAATGTCTCACACCTGATATGTGATTACTTAAAAGGAAGGTGTAAACTTCGAATTGCTGGGGACCTGCATCATTATATGCGTCATTCATGTGTTCCTTCAGAAGGTCCAGTTCATGTGCAGCATCTTCTTGTAAATGGGTGCGGAGGTGCATTTTTACACCCTACTCACGTGTTTAGTAATTTTAGCCAATTTTATGGGAAAACATACGAGTGCAAAGCTGCTTATCCTTCTTTTGATGATTCAAGCAGGGtacttttccatttcttttctaTTGCTTTGAATTCATTTGTCTTGTTCCCTAAGTTCTCACTCAAATTGGGACTGTAACTTGGTGCAGATTGCATTGGGAAATATCTTGAAGTTTCGTAAGATGAACTGGCAGTTTGATTTCATTGGTGGTATTATATACTTCATATTggttttttctatatttccacaGGTATATTTCTTTTAAATCCTTTGAAGTTCGTTAAGTTTGACTCAGTTTTTCTAACTTTAACTCTCATTGAACCTAAAATGACCTGATTATTGGCTGTGATCCGCTTCTCTCTCTTAGAAAGTTTCATGTAATATTGTAATGTTCTACTGACTAATCTGTTTCCCTCTTTTTCTAGTGTCAGCTCGATCACATATTGCAAGATGATTCATTTTCTGGTCATCTTAGGAGTTTCTTTGGCACGGTGTGGAATTCTTTTGTATACATGCTGGAACATTCTTTTGTATCATTGGCTGGTGTGGTGCTATTGTTGATGTTGGCATTCACATTTGTTCCTTCCAAGTTGGCTCTCAAGAAACGTGCAATAATTGGAATTCTTCATGTTTCTGCACATCTAGCTTCAGCCCTTATTCTCATGCTGCTCTTGGAACTAGGTCTGGAGACATGTATCCGGCATAAACTGCTAGCTACTTCTGGTGAGTTACATTCTAATCACCTGTTCTGCTATCGTAGGATTGTTAATAAGTGATAGTTTCGTGATGACTGTATTCATGCCGACTTTTTAATTGAAGTTAATGACGATTAGTT comes from the Gossypium hirsutum isolate 1008001.06 chromosome A06, Gossypium_hirsutum_v2.1, whole genome shotgun sequence genome and includes:
- the LOC107940326 gene encoding uncharacterized protein, whose protein sequence is MGSDKRPAGLLPRMERVRTILTHKYPYPHEHSRHAIIAVVVGCLFFISSDNMHTLIEKLDNNIKWWSMYACLLGFFYFFSSPFIGKTIKPSYSNFSRWYIAWILVAAVYHLPSFQSMGVDMRMNLSLFLSIYLSSILFLLVFHIIFFGLWYLGLISRVAGRRPEILTVVQNCAVISIACCVFYSHCGNRAMLKQKPSVRKNSNWFWEKGERNTWLANFLRMNELKDQVCSSWFAPVGSASDYPLLSKWVIYGEIACSCSCSGPSDEISPIYSLWATFIGLYIANYVVERSTGWALTHPLSVEEYEKLKKNQMKPDFLDMVPWYSGTSADLFKTVFDLLVSVTVFVGRFDMRMMQASMSRVHEGAQQYDLFYDHLSEREDLWFDFMADTGDGGNSSYAVARLLAQPSIQVTKDDSLLTLPRGDLLLIGGDLAYPNPSRFTYERRLFCPFQYALQPPPWYKPDHIAVNKPELPEGVSELKEYNGPQCFIIPGNHDWFDGLNTFMRYICHKSWLGGWFMPQKKSYFALQLPKRWWVFGLDLSLHADIDVYQFQFFSELVKTKVGENDSVIIMTHEPHWLLDWYWNNVSGENVSHLICDYLKGRCKLRIAGDLHHYMRHSCVPSEGPVHVQHLLVNGCGGAFLHPTHVFSNFSQFYGKTYECKAAYPSFDDSSRIALGNILKFRKMNWQFDFIGGIIYFILVFSIFPQCQLDHILQDDSFSGHLRSFFGTVWNSFVYMLEHSFVSLAGVVLLLMLAFTFVPSKLALKKRAIIGILHVSAHLASALILMLLLELGLETCIRHKLLATSGYHSLYQWYQSVETEHFPDPTGLRARIEQWTFGLYPACIKYLMSAFDVPEVIAVTRSNICKYGIQSLSRGGAIIYYASVFLYFWVFSTPVVSLVFGSYLYICINWLHIHFDEAFSSLRIANYKSFTRFHINRDGDLEVFTLAIDKVPREWKLDPDWDGEAKQPQQWSHRIKHPSKWSACVSHQDPLNTVRIVDRFIIKQTDNQDFASSNGSINS